A region of Leifsonia xyli DNA encodes the following proteins:
- a CDS encoding MFS transporter: MSTSPFTPTGSFRSPTDRRRVVFATVIGTTVEWYDFFIYASAAGLVFGQLFFAPAGPQFATVLSFLTVGVSFLFRPLGAFLAGHFGDRYGRRRVLVATLILMGLATALVGLLPTYEAIGIAAPILLVLLRVLQGISAGGEWGGAVLMAVEHAPTAKRGLFGASPQIGVPLGLLLASGIMALMTVIAPGDAFLAWGWRVPFLLSVVLILIGYWVRRRVEESPVFTEIAERRARTRMPIVQLFRKHWLLVIVAAFVFAGNNAVGYMTTGGYIQNYSTNPEGPLKLERGPVLWAVAASAVTWLVATWVAGWLSDRIGRRTTYIVGWILQLVGVFTLFPLVNTGNVGLLFLGLAILTIGLGFTYGPQAALYSELFPASIRFSGVSISYAIGAILGGAFAPTIATALVQATGSTLSVTWYLAGMTVLGLLATLVLRDRTGIPLGPDHEAEQEVSPIRGIRTAEPAPERASAR, translated from the coding sequence ATGAGCACATCCCCTTTCACGCCGACCGGCAGCTTCCGGTCGCCGACCGACCGCCGCCGCGTGGTCTTCGCCACGGTGATCGGCACCACGGTCGAGTGGTACGACTTCTTCATCTACGCGTCCGCCGCCGGACTCGTCTTCGGGCAGTTGTTCTTCGCCCCGGCGGGACCGCAGTTCGCGACCGTGCTGTCGTTCCTCACCGTGGGCGTCAGCTTCCTGTTCCGTCCGCTCGGCGCGTTCCTGGCGGGGCACTTCGGCGACCGGTACGGCCGGCGCCGGGTGCTCGTCGCCACGCTCATCCTGATGGGCCTGGCGACGGCGCTCGTCGGCCTGCTGCCGACGTACGAGGCGATCGGGATCGCCGCGCCCATCCTGCTGGTGCTGCTCCGCGTCCTCCAGGGCATCTCGGCGGGCGGCGAGTGGGGCGGCGCCGTCCTGATGGCGGTCGAGCACGCGCCGACCGCCAAGCGCGGCCTGTTCGGTGCGTCGCCGCAGATCGGCGTTCCGCTCGGGCTCCTGCTCGCATCCGGGATCATGGCCCTGATGACGGTGATCGCGCCTGGCGACGCCTTCCTCGCGTGGGGATGGCGGGTGCCGTTCCTCCTGTCGGTCGTACTCATCCTCATCGGCTACTGGGTACGCCGTCGCGTCGAGGAGAGCCCGGTGTTCACCGAGATCGCCGAGCGCCGGGCGCGCACCCGCATGCCGATCGTGCAGCTGTTCCGCAAGCACTGGCTGCTGGTGATCGTCGCCGCGTTCGTCTTCGCCGGCAACAACGCGGTCGGCTACATGACCACGGGCGGGTACATCCAGAACTACTCGACCAACCCGGAAGGTCCGCTGAAGCTCGAGCGCGGTCCGGTGCTCTGGGCGGTCGCCGCGTCGGCGGTGACCTGGCTGGTGGCGACGTGGGTCGCGGGCTGGCTGAGCGACCGCATCGGCCGTCGCACGACCTACATCGTCGGCTGGATCCTGCAGCTGGTCGGGGTGTTCACGCTGTTCCCGCTCGTCAACACGGGCAACGTCGGGCTGCTGTTCCTCGGGCTGGCGATCCTGACGATCGGTCTCGGCTTCACCTACGGACCGCAGGCGGCGCTGTACTCGGAGCTGTTCCCGGCCTCGATCCGCTTCTCGGGGGTGTCGATCTCGTACGCGATCGGCGCCATCCTGGGCGGGGCCTTCGCGCCGACCATCGCCACCGCGCTCGTGCAGGCGACCGGCAGCACGCTCTCGGTGACGTGGTACCTCGCCGGCATGACCGTGCTCGGCCTCCTCGCGACGCTCGTGCTGCGCGACCGCACCGGCATCCCGCTCGGCCCGGACCACGAGGCCGAGCAGGAGGTCAGCCCCATCCGCGGCATCCGCACTGCCGAGCCCGCCCCCGAGCGCGCCTCCGCGCGCTGA
- a CDS encoding transcriptional regulator → MATRSDPNSLGEYLRARRELVDPAAVGLRVTGVRRTPGLRREEVATLAGISADYYLRLEQGRDRHPSPQVLTALARVFDLDPDATAYLLSLAEPKPPAARRAVRRTVPKGILQLLDSLDLPAFVEDRMFDVLAANPLATALSPAIAPGSNRLRSLFLDDAERALYPEWEQATAGLIASFRASIGSDVADPRIAQLVGELSLRSEHFRRLWARHDVRGLGGGVARLDHPRLGMLELSREKLPIGDSGGQLLVIYHADPGSASAAALSTLLDDVPRDRDEPAHGRQLRLK, encoded by the coding sequence GTGGCGACGCGCTCCGATCCCAACTCCCTCGGCGAGTACCTCCGCGCCCGCCGCGAGCTGGTCGATCCGGCGGCGGTCGGCCTGCGCGTGACAGGGGTGCGCCGCACTCCGGGGCTGCGCCGCGAGGAGGTGGCCACGCTGGCGGGGATCAGCGCCGACTACTACCTGCGCCTGGAACAGGGACGCGATCGGCATCCGTCCCCGCAGGTGCTCACCGCCCTGGCGCGCGTCTTCGACCTCGACCCCGACGCGACCGCCTACCTGCTGAGCCTGGCCGAGCCGAAGCCGCCTGCGGCCCGCCGCGCCGTCCGCCGCACGGTGCCGAAGGGAATCCTGCAGCTGCTCGACTCCCTGGATCTCCCCGCCTTCGTCGAGGACCGGATGTTCGACGTGCTCGCCGCGAACCCGCTCGCCACGGCCCTCTCCCCCGCCATTGCGCCCGGGAGCAACCGTCTGCGGTCCTTGTTCCTCGACGACGCCGAGCGTGCGCTCTACCCGGAGTGGGAGCAGGCCACCGCCGGTCTGATCGCCTCGTTCCGCGCCTCCATCGGCAGCGACGTCGCGGACCCCCGCATCGCCCAACTGGTCGGCGAGCTGTCACTGCGCAGCGAGCACTTCCGCCGCCTGTGGGCGCGCCACGACGTGCGCGGTCTGGGCGGCGGTGTCGCGCGGCTCGACCATCCGCGGCTCGGGATGCTTGAGCTCAGTCGTGAGAAGCTGCCGATCGGGGACTCTGGGGGTCAGCTGCTCGTGATCTACCACGCCGATCCGGGGTCGGCATCGGCCGCGGCGCTCAGCACCCTCCTGGATGACGTGCCGCGCGACCGGGACGAGCCGGCCCACGGCCGTCAGTTGCGGTTGAAGTAG
- a CDS encoding oxidoreductase: MTDSEQTLSTLPGGTYRAGDLDLTRVGYGAMQLAGPGVFGPPADRDEAIAVLRAVVEAGITHIDTAEFYGPHVTNELIREALAPYPEQLHIVTKVGAERDADGGWPHARSPQQLRDQVHQNLRSLGLEALDVVNLRVGGFDRPEPGSLADQFGALADLQREGLIRHLGLSTVSAEQLSEAQSIAPVVTVQNFYNIANRHDDALIEQTAREGIAYVPYFPLGGFSPLQSGELAAVATRLETTPLAVALAWLLQRSPNLLLIPGTSSVAHLRDNIAAAGLVLPEDVVRELDAIG, from the coding sequence ATGACCGATTCCGAACAGACCCTCTCCACCCTCCCCGGCGGCACCTACCGCGCCGGAGACCTCGACCTCACCCGCGTCGGCTACGGCGCCATGCAGCTCGCAGGCCCCGGCGTGTTCGGCCCGCCGGCCGACCGCGACGAGGCCATCGCGGTGCTGCGCGCCGTGGTCGAGGCGGGCATCACCCACATCGACACGGCCGAGTTCTACGGGCCCCACGTCACCAACGAACTCATCCGGGAGGCGCTCGCCCCCTATCCGGAGCAGCTCCACATCGTGACCAAGGTCGGCGCGGAGCGCGACGCCGACGGTGGCTGGCCCCACGCGCGCTCGCCGCAGCAGCTGCGCGATCAGGTGCACCAGAACCTCCGTTCGCTCGGGCTGGAGGCGCTCGACGTGGTCAACCTGAGGGTGGGAGGCTTCGACCGCCCGGAGCCCGGGTCGCTCGCCGACCAGTTCGGCGCGCTGGCCGACCTGCAGCGCGAGGGGCTCATCCGGCACCTGGGGTTGAGCACGGTGTCCGCCGAGCAGCTCTCCGAGGCCCAGTCGATCGCGCCGGTCGTGACGGTGCAGAACTTCTACAACATCGCCAATCGACACGACGACGCGCTGATCGAGCAGACGGCGCGCGAGGGGATCGCGTACGTGCCGTACTTCCCGCTGGGCGGCTTCAGCCCGTTGCAGTCCGGGGAGCTCGCAGCCGTCGCGACCCGGTTGGAGACGACGCCCCTGGCCGTCGCGCTCGCCTGGCTGCTCCAGCGATCGCCGAACCTCCTGCTTATCCCGGGCACGTCCTCGGTGGCGCATCTCCGTGACAACATCGCGGCCGCAGGGCTCGTCCTGCCCGAGGACGTGGTGCGAGAACTGGACGCGATCGGCTGA